TTCTTCCGTGCCCcgtttttagaattttttttgtccttaGATTTCTGCaatgtttgttttttgagtAATAGCATGTATAGAGTGAATATGTTTCATGTTTTACTATAAACTTAGCATATCCAATCCAGTCATGTCTGGTGAATGAATATAGAAAATGAATATGTTTCTGCGCAATCTGTACACGTTCAAACAGGCCAAGCCGAGCTGTCGTTTGAAGGTCGTTGGACCTTCGTGCCGAGCCCAGGCTTGACCTGGGCCGGGTCGTCAGGCTAAATGGGCTGGAAGGCAGCCCAACCCGACTCGCAGGGCCGGTCCTGACTCATCGGAGGCCCCAGGGCATGAAGATAGTGTGGGGCCTTTTTCATATATATGAATAAATATACACGCCACATTTTTCCTTCGCATACACACACCAATCTACACGACCGTCAGGCCGCCCGCAGAAATCGCTAAGACCGTACACAAGTTTATAAAACATTACTGGCCTCTATATCCAATTAATAAACATGTTTGATAAGTCTAGACTTTAATCAACAATTTGTCCATTCCTACATGAAATTATTATGCTATACCATATGGTATTGGTAGAATAATTATCGATCGTTTTAACAAATCAAAACACACCTATACTTTAGGAGGGAGGAAACTAGTATATTTAGTATCCCGATTGAAACCTCGATCATTCCAAGTCTTATACGCGCAACCTCTGTAGTCTCACCAGCACATAAGTATAAACTACAACAcaattaaattgaaataaaatactaATATGATAGCTAAATAGCTATGGATAAAACAATTAAGGGTAAAATCTTATATATCAATGCATATCCAATATTATTCCAACTTTAGTTTCGAACATCATCACCCTACCAGTCTTTTACAATAGATTTAACCGTTTGCATTACAAAGAGAtaagtagttttttttttacaatagaAGGTGAGTAGTTTTTTCTTACAAGAAAAGGAGGTGACGGACCGCCATCACCGATTGActcttttataagagtaaaaaTAAGAGACATGTATGCTATGGCTAGGATGTCGGTATTTTCTTTTCGATTACGCCGAGAGATATCGATATGGCCATCGTTGCTCTCCAGAAAAGGAAGACGTGTCCGTCGTCAGTGGCAAACGTACTGCTCGATCTGAGAATGTTCTAAAAACTAGCATGTCAGGTAAACGCGACAGATCACTTACCGGAAAGACCGTTTGGCTTCAGCATTATGCTTTGTGAACACTTTGGTTTCATTTAATAAAAATGAAGCCGGGGGCTGACCCCTGTTTACCGAAAAAAAAGTCGTTTATCGGAAAACAGGCAAAACTAGCAAGACGAGAAATGCGACAGGTTGTTTGTAATGGCGGCGATGCACACACACGTCCACTGCTTGGTGAGAACATATATTTTTCCAAACGAGTATCGGTGGGtaccttgcaaaaaaaaaagagtatagGTGGGTTGAGCAACAGTGTGTGCTTGTCTCTTGGTTTCAATGTCAACTCCACTATCCGCTCCGCCCAACAAACTCCGGTTACGTCACGAACAGGTTGTGCTAAATTTGACAAGCCGTCTGTTCTGATATTTCGTCCGAACAGGTCATACATACTCCAGGCCTCATCCCCTCTCCCTGCAAGGCTTGCAAGTTGCAAGCAGCGTTctctgttttcctttttcttttgaggggCAAGCACCCCCTCTTTATGTTGATCCTACCTGATTGGAAGCTTTCAAGCTGAGGATGCCTGGTGCTTACCTGAATACGGAGTATTTAGCAGCGTTCCTCCGCGGCTCCGCTGCACGTGCAAAACGGGCTGTTTACGTTTCTGCGGTCCATCCATTCCATTGGCCAAAAACCCGAAATTGCTTACCCGCTTTGTCTACTCATTTGGCGGATTAGGCTCTCTGCACTTCTATACCGTTCgtggatctctctctctctttcgtCCTCAATCCCGCTTCGTATCTCCGCGCTCTACTCCACTGCTTTTATTTTAGAGTAAAGCTCATGTACGGGCAGTCCACTGTGAGGAAGCAAAGACGGCACCAAATTCAGAAAAGAAGAATATAAAAGAGAGCGAGGCAGCATGCCAACATCTATCGGTAATGCCATCAGATGGGCCAAGTAATACCGGCCTGCCGTGGGATAAAGCCCACGTAAGGGCTGAAGGAGAAAGAGACCGCTTAACTCGGGCTAAACCGAGCCAGCTAGGCCGGCCCCAGATAAAAGCAGCGGACCAGGCCATTATCTGGCTAGGCTGTTGTTCTGGAAAAAACTGTCAAGGTTGCTTGCATCTTGCATGAGACCCTCCCGCTGCATGCTTTCACGCACacagagaaagaaaggaagaacgGAGAAGGAAGGAACAGTATCGCCATTGACGGACACGGCAACAAGTAGTAGCAAACAAGACCGGAGCGCAGCACTACGCAAAGCAGAAACACGAACCGGGAAAAGATACGCTCCGGGCCAAAGCCTCCAACTCATCGTCGTCGCCCACGCAAAAAGCAGCCAGCCCCCATCCCGGCCTACTGATTAATGCATCTGTCAGTAGCATACTCGTAGCTAGCTAAGCACGCAGCGCCTCGGAGGAAAGCGACGGATCGGCGGCGCTGCCCGTTGGCCATCCATCCAGTTCATCGTCTCGACTCTCGACAGCCTGCCTGCCCGCCTGACCCGGGATCGGCACCCGTGTGGTCCAAAAGGCCAAGCGGGTAAAAGGATTGGCCCCCAATGTCTTCTCTTCCCCCCACTTTTCCCACGGCCGTTTCTTGTCACTGCCCGGACACCGCATTCACTCTCCACTGACAGGTTTACAGCAATCAATCAGTCGTGGTTTAATCGCTGCACTGGACGAGCGTACGTAGTACGTGCTGCCTCCTCTCTGGTTTCACTGTGCGAGGTGGTGGCTCGGCTCTCACATTACATTGCACTACCATATTGATGTCCAGTCCTGCTACATTGAAGCTGGGAAGTTTTACATGTCTCGCTTACGTTTCTGCGCGCAGGTTAATTTACTATACAAAGAGTACACAACGCCGTCATAAAGCTACAGacttgccgttgccgggccCCTCTTGTCGCCGGTTATTATTAAGGTACCTTCCCCCCTAAATTTCCGGCGCCTGTACATGTGCGACAGTACGTCGCACGATTAAACTGAAGCCTGACGGCGAGATtggagtacgtacgtacgcgaGACCTCCTGCTTAATATTTCTTGGATTTCTTTCCTCCGGGCTCCGGCTATGACTCGGTCATCTGGCAGATAGATACATACTAGTACAGTACTACATCTGGGTCCTGGAGTACGAGACACACGCTACTACGAATACGATGGCCTGCTTTTGCCAAAATGCCATACGACGTCGACGAGTGTCTGTCGACCAGACTGTCCTCGCTAGCCGTTTTGTGTCGTCTGCGTCTCTTCGTCCAGGCTCTGGGTACGTACTGACATGACATGACAGCAGTAGACTACTTGTAGTATGGACCGAGTCGCAGACAGCGAAACGGGAAGTTGGTCCGAAGATTTGGACGGTATTCGCGGGGAAGGCGCAAATTTGCTGCATGTATGCTGATTGATTGCCGGATCATCCTTCCTTTATTTGGGCACAATACGCAGTCTGGGTTGATTACGAAATTAATGCCGGCTAAACAAAGATAATAAGATATGGACCTGTACAGATTTTCCATCACCGAAGACCGTATCAGAAACCGTGTCCTGTTTCAATTGGAGTCGACGCACAATCTTTTTTCACGCTctactactactccgtagtaggAGTACTGTAATTTAATTAGTTTTGTCAGTCGAATTAGCATCCCTGAGCGGGCACACGGACGGAAAGCTAGCTTCCTTTCCAATCCATCGGGCTAGAGAGACGAGGCAAGAGAAACAGGGAGCGCGCGATATAAGGGCGGAAAGAAGGAAGGAACGGAACGGACGGGCGGCTAGAAGAGGAAGCAGAGGGGGAGAATAAGAATAGAGTTTAGCGAAGCAGCAGCTAATGGCGTGCCGCTTCCTGtacacccccgccgccgccttggtcGCCCTCctgctgcaggcggcggcggcgtccgccaCCTTTCCTGCGGACGGCGGGCTCCTctcccggccggcggcggcggcgctgtccTTCGAGGAGGGATACACGCAGCTGTTCGGGGACTCCAACCTCAGGCTCCACGGGGACGGGAAGCGCGTCCACATCTCCCTCGACGAGAGAACAGGTATACCTGAATTTGCAGCAGCATCAGAAGAACAGGATGGTCGATTGATCCATTCTTATCCTCACTGCGTTGCgcattttgtgtttgtttccTGCAGGTGCCGGGTTCGCGTCGCAGGGCGCGTACCTCCATGGCTTCTTCAGCGCCCGCATCAAGCTGCCCTCCGACTacgccgccggcgtcgtcgtcgccttCTACgtaagtcttttttttttaattcacaCCATCGCCTTCGTTGAAAAGGAACGAAAAGGCCGGGGTACGTGGTGcaaagcagagcagagcagataGAGAGAATAATTTTAGCGTTTGGGGATGGATCGTGTGGTGCTTTCTAGATGACGAACGGGGACGTGTACGAGAAGACGCACGACGAGCTGGACTTCGAGTTCCTGGGGAACGTGAGGGGGAAGGAGTGGAGGGTGCAGACCAACGTGTacggcgacggcagcaccTCGGTCGGCCGGGAGGAGAGGTACGGCCTCCCGTTCGACCCCACCCAGGACTACCACCGCTACGCCATCCTCTGGACCAATCGCACCATCGTGTAAGACTCCCTTCTCTGCTCGATGTCTCGTCCTCACCCAATTTAATTTGCTCATGATCGGCATTGAATTGCCTACGTACACAATTGCAGCATTATaaaacccttttttttttcgtgtaAGCATTATAAAACCCTTGTGCAGCACCATtgcatttgtttatttttctgaagGAACACCATCGCATTCTGTAAATCAGTGTAAGGTTTGAGGGACTGGAGGTGGGTTCAGAACTTCAGATTGTTAAGCTGAAGTGTTGAGgtgtagtactccgtatatacaTATACAGCTTCCAAGTACAAATGCAGTGTAGCAAATTAGTGAAGTTTAAAGTACGCATTGAGATTTTCCATGCTTATAGAACAGTACTACATGGTGCTAGCATAGTATTAAGTCAGCATGTGCTACAACAATTTATAATCTTCACTATTTAGTAGCTTGAGATGACTTTTTTTTAGCTTCTTTTCACTCTCTTTTCTCCCCCATTCTTTTTTCACTCTCCCGACATGATTGAGAGATATTGGCTCTTGTTCTTTACAGCTTACAGATTCCTTATGCCGTTGCCACTTTAATAATTTCAAGTACCGAGGGCCCAAATTTGAGTAGATGGCATTGCCACAACGGGTAGGCAAATAATAAAGCACTGCTAATGTGTTCCAACATTGTTGGCTTCGAATAAGAAATGCTTCAAGATCAAATCTGGCCGATAGCTCATTTCTTCCACCTGTAGTTCAGATTCTTGGTCCATTAGAACAGCATGTATACTTTGCGTCATTTCATTTGTGCCCTCAGCGGTGTAGTTGCGCAGTGCTGCAAATTGCTGCCGATGCGCCTTATTCACAATTGCTTGTCCCCGTGTGGGGTTACTAAAGTTGACATGAGAAATGGGGCGTTCTCGGTCGCTTTTACAGTTTCCATCCACTAAAAACCCTGAGCATTCACTCATCATAGCATGTGCAGCATGGACTCCTCCAGACACCTGATCCTTCCCACCAAGATCCCCGTGCCACATAATTGCATCGGGGCAGCACCTGCTTTCCCCGCTAGCTAGCCTGCAAAAACTTATGTGATCAGTCACGAGCTAACTTTCAATGGAGTGTGCGGGGGAAAaagtcaccaccaccaccagcaccaccagcaccacctcctcttttcttttcgccATGTGTGTTTTCACATGAATCAACCCGGGCGCACAGTTCAGTTCAGGCTCGCCTTTCATCGGTTTTATCTTTCTGCAGGTTCTACGTGGATGAGACGCCGATCAGGGAGGTGGTGCGGAGCGAGGCCATGGGGCTGCAGTTCCCGTCCAAGCCGATGTCGCTGTACGCCACCATCTGGGACGGCTCCAGCTGGGCCACGTCGGGGGGCCGGTACAAGGTGGACTACAAGTACGCGCCCTACGTCGCCGAGTTCGACGACCTCCTGCTCCGCGGCTGCGCCAGTAGCAGTAGTAGTACCGGGGCGTGCGAGCTGCCGGAGGAGGACTACATGGACTCCGGGGAGCGGTCGGCCATGGAGAGGTTCAGGGCGAGGCATCTGACTTACGGGTACTGCTACGACCGCGCCCGGTACCCCGCGCCGCTGTCGGAGTGCAGGGTCGGCGCGGAGGCCGCGATGTACCTGCCGTCGGGtgaccggcgccggcgcggcaaGCGCCACCGTcgagccggcgccgaggactcCGCCATCTGACGATCTTAGATTCACTGATGATCGGCGTAGCTAGTGCGTGTGGTCTCGAGTGTGTGCCCTGTGTTATGTGCGACGTGATTTATGATTATGATCAGGTTACCGGCTTTCCTCTTCGCATGCCCTTTGGTTGTTCAGTTCAACGTGAACGCCATGAACACAACTACACAAGCCGCGCCCACGCCGTGGGCTATCCCTATTCACCGACTTGGCGGGTGGCAGTAGTAACTTCGTACTCACTCGTCTTGACGATGCCATCTATAGCAGGACTCGAGCAACTGTTTTTGCTTGTCAGGTTGAAGGCTTTAACGTTTCGTCAACCAGGTGGTTGTAGAATGTAGAGACTAGAGGGAGGGCTACCGGATATGACCAGACCAAATGTTCTCGCCGTGCCTCCCGCACATGCCATAGCTAACTATAGTACTGTATGATTCTTCCAGCGTTTCAGCAAACATTATCTTTTGCTCTTGGAGCAAAGTAGCAAACGAAAGGTGAACCGTTGACAAGAACGACCGACAGGCCCCGATTCATGGACGCAGGGGTAATCGAGACAAATGCGCATACCTGGGGTCACTGCCACCGGACAAGGGTTAACTATCCAGTGTAGCTTAGCTTCAACGCATCCACACAACCGAGATCTAACAATCAGCAGCAGGGGAACATTCCGTTCGTTTCCAGCTTTCAGCTACACAGGCCTCTTGTTACTCAAGGAACAAGGACCGTTAGCAACTTATCATGCAAGTTCCTGCCACAATTTAACGGATGCTAGCTATGTGGATAAAAAAGTTAACGAAACAAACATCTCAGAGTAACCCATGCTATTTAGAACATCTGACCCGTGCTTCCACAACGATAGAAGACAATAAGTTAAAGCAGCATGATATATCCAGTTTTACTACAGAGCAGCTACAAAATTTAAGACGGCATCCAGTCTTTTAAACTACTCGACATCGAGGTTCTTTTGTCAAGGATAAGAGAGTTGCCAATGAAGACCGCAGTCCAGCTCAGTGTAATCCAGTGAATGTTCTTTTTGGAATTCCCTCAATCACGATCCAAAAAATTGAAGTTTGCTCCCCTCTTCATGTTTCTGTTGTCTATGTACTATACCTCCCTTCTATTTAGCAGGATTTGGCTCGACCTTGCTGTTTCCAGCCTTCTTCGTACCACCATTTGCCTGATCCTTACCCACAGCTGACTTCTCATCTGCAGAGCTGCAACCACCATTCAAGCTCCCATTGCACTCTGGTTTCGCCTCAGTTGTATCAGGCCTTTTTGTTATTGGTGAGCTCCTTGGAGAAGCATTACCGTTAGCCATCTCCATGCCAGTACCCTTGTTATGCACATAACCGGTCAAACCTTGTGGAGAGTTAGGTTCAGCGTGAGCATGTGAACCTTGTATCATCTGATGAGGCAGTTGGTGGCCTGATCCAGGAGGAAGGAAGACCCCCGTACCTGGAACAGGGAATCGAGGCGGGGCAGGCCTTGGGGCAGCATCTGGCATCCAAGCTGATGTTGTATTTGTATTTGGCAAGGGAACAGCTGAAGGAAAAGGTATGGCTGTGGCAGCAATAGGAGCTGGTGCTACAAAGAGTGGCTGCATTCCATCAGATGGAGGGATATGATGAGGTCCAATAGTTGGTGCTGGAAGTACATTGCTGGTGGGAGTGTATCCATAGTGTTTAGGACTTGGGGAATGTGCAGGCCCCTGCGAATGTGGCCTCATGTTAGCTGGCCTTGATGGTGGACCCCACGGCATAGGAGGTGGTGTTAATGGGGGAGTAAACCGTGAAGAACTTTCTGATGGTATGTGTTTTCTTGCCACAGACTTCCCAAAAGTTAGTAGGATTCGCGGCTTGCGTGTAGCACAAATAGCTCGCTTGGCCACATCAGAACTTTTCCCTTGCAAAACTATAAGCGACCtagaattgaagaaaaaaaaggagaaaaatgtTTAGTAAGTGTGGTCAAGGATGGTTTACCTATAAGCTACCTAGTCAAAATCACTTGATATgagaaataaaagaaagcaagCTATCCCATTAATCCCATTTAAACTACAAATCACCCATTTCTAGTGCTATGTACCAACCAGCTACATGTTTGTTTCTCCgaatcagaaaaataaatgcaaAATTTTCGAGGCACAAGGATCAACTACAAGTCAGCCAACAGTTCAAGTCTCTAGGAGTACCAAGAATGTAACAGGAAATGTTACTGGGGAAAGGCTTACCCTGTAGACAGAGAGAGCTTCAAAGGACCTCTAAAATCGCCTCGTTCTCCTAAAATAACTCGTCCAAATACCATATCACACTCTGTCAGGCAGAGTGTACAAAGAGGTCTGCCATACCAAGAAGGAGCTTGCTGAGGATGGGAATATTCACCCTGGAAATAACATTTGGGAATGATTAAAACACATTTTCCAAACAAGACAGTCTACACCACACAAAAATTACCTCATGGTAGAAGTCAATAACACAATAGTCTGGCTTAGAAGGCATAATTTCCTGCTGAAACAAGCGATCAAACAGGTCATGCAGCAACCCGGGAACAGGCTCCACCCTTGTCTCTGAAGTCACATTTAAAATCACAAATAGTAAGTCatcagaaaatgaaaatatataatgTTCAGTGGTAAAAACTGGATATACCTCTTGGATTTTCATCTTCAAGAGGTCCATCAATGATAGGAACTCCAAGCTGAATAATTACGCTCCCATGACCCTTTAGTGGTCTTTTACCAACAACAACAGTCTGCCCCACTTTTTTTTGCCAAGTACGATGAAGTCCAAAAATATTAGTCAAGTCACAGTATCCCAGAGTAAGATAATAAAAGACTAGGATATTATCGGTTTACAAGAATGAAGAGCATTCACTAGAGGCAAATTGCCTACTGACTCTTGCCATGCAAGACAGAGTACCACACTTAAATCTATAGATAGAAAACAAGGAGGTGCCCATATCTGGCAACATTTCCCTACCGTTCGACTATACGATACTTTGGTACTTGTTTTAGGAATAGACAATACCGCGTCTACAGTCACATTCACACAGACAATGCACATActcaaagaaagaaatagTTATTCGAGCCCACATAATTTACCTTCAAACCCTCCTCGACGAGAAGAAGTTTTTGTTTCATTAACAAAAGAGATGATCCTGTTTGTCTCCATCACATTTACCAACCCTTCATAGACCTTAAGCCCATCAACAGTATTAACCTAAGGAATCATAAAACACGTTTCATCACGACATGCTGTATAACAATATCATGGAGTTTAACTCCACTTCGACAATTCAAGAGAATCTAAATTTGAAGAATAAACTGGAATGCATTCCTTGAAATTCTGAATTGCAGAGTTAACATACCGGCTTTCCATCAATTATTTCATTCGTAGCATACAGTACAGGGGTTGGAACCACTTTGCTGCTTCCTTCAGCGTTAGCTTGCAGCTTGGGATTTTTGTCACCTTCTACAAAATATATAAAACGAGGACATAGTTCAGAAAGGAGTACATTCAACTGCAACCCCTTGAGGTTGTCAAGACAAACAGGTTTCAGAAACATAACAACGAATAGTGACACAGTTATCAACAAATGCACCATGTCGTAAATATGGGAAACAAAGATTGCAGAATATAAATCAACTAACCAAGAATCGTAAATGAAGTTCAAATATGTCAGAATTAAAATGAAGAAAGAAGCCTTAATCGGGAGCATCCGAGCATGATGACAGCCATTTGCTACAACATTGATACAAACTTAAACTTGAGTTTTGGAGTGTGCAACGGGCCAACGGCATATCCACAAAATCAAGATGCTACCATTAAAAGTGAAGATTGCAAAAGATTAAGCATATATGAGTGTGTGTTTGAATTTGTGTACCATCAGTAACAGGGGAGCCCAACTGTAGACTTTTAGCATCAACCACGTTATCCCCTTCCTTCAGTCCCTTCCCTTCTTTGTTATGAAGTTCACGTCCTAGAAGCAATCATGAACACATGAGAACCTATTGTCACCTTTCTCAACATTACATGTCAGTAATAGAAATGACAAATTTGGTGATATATTAGAAAATACACTATGATGGCTGTAAACTTGGAATACAGATTCTAACATCACAGCAATCAGAATATAAGTGCAAACAGAAATACAAACTTATTACTCCTACAGGAATACTTGAACGGAAGACATACAAAATCAGCAGGACTCGCCGACCTGCCTGCACAATTGGGCAGCCAGATACTTTGCGGACATGCACATCAATTATGTTATACCTATATTTATATAGACAAGGAGAAGGACGCGTGTATAGGAAGACTGGACTTATTACCTGTTCTATTCAAATCATCACCTCTTCGCATTAAATCAAAAAGTCAGAAGGCTTATTAAAAGTATACCTTTATTTGTAGTTAGGGTTCACCATATTATCAGGCTAATTTTTAAAGAATTTCTAGCACTTATTTTGTTTGCGCTGCCACTGGAGTATATAATTAGGTAAATTTCTagcatatttatatttttctccTAGCAGTTGTAAAACACCAgtcatcaattttatttttgtaataGACTGATACTTAATGCCAGCATAAGTAATCACCATCTCATTAACTCAATCAAATATAGAACAAACATAACTGCAGTTAAATCTGTCAAGATAAGGAATGCGCTAGCACACGAACGGCGCAACCCCCATGCACGTGAAAGCCTTAGCGCACAAGACGACGCATCGCCGATCAGACAACAAAGGCCTGGTTGCGCACTCTGCCATCTGCCTGACTCCGAAAGGCCGTGCCTTATAAATTAGGTAAAGGAAATGCTTCCACACAAGGCAGCTTGAAATGATCCAACACAGAAAGCTATTTTTGGATAACTTTATCCAGTGCCTTAGGACCTCCCTAATTAGAAAATTGTATGGAACCAGACATGACAGAATGCTTTTGGCTTGCCCTTTCAAGACCACAGATACTAATTTAACATAAAAGCCTCCACGAAAGACACAGAGAAGTAACTACACTTTTTTTTCCGAGGAGAAGTAACTACACTTCATAAACTTTGACGACAAACACCTTATTTAAAAAGAAGAGCAGGAGAAGAAATTCCATCCATGCCCCATGATTGAATGACTATTCAATTACTAGCAAGCAAGTGTACCAACAACAGAAATGCATTTGACGGATCGGACCATTCTGAGACCCAACAAAACTAAAGACCGAAAAAAGCGTCGTCCTTTGTAACAACAGACTAGAGCAACTACCAAACACTTTATAGAAGAGAAGGTAATCACACCAATAGCAAGGGATCTCATCTCACCATCTTTATCGGATCCAGTAGGGGCGACGTTGCCGGAACCTCGCATCGGATCGGAGCGATGGTGAACAGCGTTGCGATGGTGGGAGTGGGACGGCGAGAAGGAgggccggcgcgggggcggcggcggcggggacggcgagACGGCAGGGCCATGCCCATGCTGCTGGGGCGGAGGCGCCCGGCGGCGCCAGCCCGACTGCTGGAGGGCGTAGGCGACGTCGGTGACGGGGAAGAACTGCTGCATGTGGATCACGGGCGTCcagtggtggcggcgctgctgcaCGGCGGCGAAGACGTGGTCGTACTCGCCAGGGTCGCCGGCGGTGCGGaggtggacgacgaggaggtcgatgatggcgttggcggcggcgaactcGCCGCGCAGCCAGGAGATGAAGCCGTCGCGCTCGTCCATGAGccagccggccgccgcggggtCGACGCCCGGAgccacggccgcggcggcggcgacgccggaGGCGGGTGAGGGGATGACGGCCGCGGAGGCCATGTCGCGTTCCCTCAGCGGGGGCCGACGGTCATAGAAAGGCGGTGCCAGGGCCGGCAATGCGGAGGCGAGAGATCTAGGGTTTTTGGCGTGTTTTTTCTCTTGTCCCGAATGGTTATTTTGTCCCCGGTCCGCGTTCTGAGACGGAGAAGAGAGACGAGAGCCGCAGTGGTGCGTGTGTCTGGTAGTGTGCTGTGtgcgaggggaggaggaggagggaaaTATGTGAAGAGGAGGCCGGATCTGGTTCTGGGGGCAGCCAAGATTCCCGAAATTCTTGCTAGGCGGAGAAGTGGGACGGCAGGCAGTAGGCACGGTGAAAATCCTAGCggctgacgtgtgggcccgaGACCCGCATGTCAGTTTCTATACTTGGGACGTGGCGCGTGGAGGCTTTCGAAATCGGCGATACGAGGTGGGAGTAGGTGGGCCGGGGAATTCTCACTGCCATGTGGGCCCCAAGAAGACCTTGTCAGAGCGCCCCTGCCGTCTGTTGCGAGCTGCACCCTTGCTTTGAGATTCGCGTTTCTTTTTTGACCTGGTAATGAAAAAGCGGAACAGAAGCAGCCCTGCAGTTACGGCCGGGGGGCTGTACGAGAAGACCGTTTAGCCCAGTAGGAGAGGTAACAGCGCTGATTTTCACGCTTCGCTCCGACGGACGGCCGATGTGCGCCGAGCCGAGCCGAGCTGAGCGAGCCCCCGCGGTTGGTGGGTCACCACCTCGCACGCAATAAACGCGGGTTGTTGATCGGTGGGGACGGGACGCCAGCGCCCGCACGAGAGGACGGGATAGCGCTCTCACCCGAACCGCTTTATACGCCACCGCCCGTGCCCCACAGCCAGCCACATGGCGTCATCGGCGACAAACCACGCGTCGGGGCCCCCCCTCGTCAGCCCCTTTGGCTTTTCTTTCCTCCCGCGCGGCTCGTTCCCGCACGAGGCAGAAACGGAATCCGTTTTCGTTTACTGGAGCTACTAACAGGGGAGGATGGAGAATTTCGTGTTGACTCGGGCAACTCCGTTCGTTTTGTTCCCTGGATCTCCGCCTCCCGAGCCGTCCGTACGTTCGCTCCTCCGTTTGGGGGGCAGGCCCAGGCCGTGACCGCCACGGCACGCCGAGAGGCCTTGACGGACGGATCTACTACTACCACGGGAGCAACCGATTAGTTTAACGTTGATCGCGCGGAGCCGTTTGGGTTTGTTGGTGAGCGAGCGATCCTAGGCCGACGGGCGGGGCCCATGCGGGTTTAGATTTCGCCGTGCTCTTTTCGTGAA
This is a stretch of genomic DNA from Brachypodium distachyon strain Bd21 chromosome 1, Brachypodium_distachyon_v3.0, whole genome shotgun sequence. It encodes these proteins:
- the LOC100828230 gene encoding uncharacterized protein LOC100828230 — its product is MASAAVIPSPASGVAAAAAVAPGVDPAAAGWLMDERDGFISWLRGEFAAANAIIDLLVVHLRTAGDPGEYDHVFAAVQQRRHHWTPVIHMQQFFPVTDVAYALQQSGWRRRAPPPQQHGHGPAVSPSPPPPPPRRPSFSPSHSHHRNAVHHRSDPMRGSGNVAPTGSDKDGRELHNKEGKGLKEGDNVVDAKSLQLGSPVTDEGDKNPKLQANAEGSSKVVPTPVLYATNEIIDGKPVNTVDGLKVYEGLVNVMETNRIISFVNETKTSSRRGGFEVGQTVVVGKRPLKGHGSVIIQLGVPIIDGPLEDENPRETRVEPVPGLLHDLFDRLFQQEIMPSKPDYCVIDFYHEGEYSHPQQAPSWYGRPLCTLCLTECDMVFGRVILGERGDFRGPLKLSLSTGSLIVLQGKSSDVAKRAICATRKPRILLTFGKSVARKHIPSESSSRFTPPLTPPPMPWGPPSRPANMRPHSQGPAHSPSPKHYGYTPTSNVLPAPTIGPHHIPPSDGMQPLFVAPAPIAATAIPFPSAVPLPNTNTTSAWMPDAAPRPAPPRFPVPGTGVFLPPGSGHQLPHQMIQGSHAHAEPNSPQGLTGYVHNKGTGMEMANGNASPRSSPITKRPDTTEAKPECNGSLNGGCSSADEKSAVGKDQANGGTKKAGNSKVEPNPAK
- the LOC100825072 gene encoding probable xyloglucan endotransglucosylase/hydrolase protein 27, translated to MACRFLYTPAAALVALLLQAAAASATFPADGGLLSRPAAAALSFEEGYTQLFGDSNLRLHGDGKRVHISLDERTGAGFASQGAYLHGFFSARIKLPSDYAAGVVVAFYMTNGDVYEKTHDELDFEFLGNVRGKEWRVQTNVYGDGSTSVGREERYGLPFDPTQDYHRYAILWTNRTIVFYVDETPIREVVRSEAMGLQFPSKPMSLYATIWDGSSWATSGGRYKVDYKYAPYVAEFDDLLLRGCASSSSSTGACELPEEDYMDSGERSAMERFRARHLTYGYCYDRARYPAPLSECRVGAEAAMYLPSGDRRRRGKRHRRAGAEDSAI